The following nucleotide sequence is from Penaeus monodon isolate SGIC_2016 chromosome 29, NSTDA_Pmon_1, whole genome shotgun sequence.
NNNNNNNNNNNNNNNNNNNNNNNNNNNNNNNNNNNNNNNNNNNNNNNNNNNNNAAAGTCATGTNNNNNNNNNNNNNNNNNNNNNNNNNNNNNNNNNNNNNNNNNNNNNNNNNNNNNNNNNNNNNNNNNNNNNNNNNNNNNNNNNNNNNNNNNNNNNNNNNNNNNNNNNNNNNNNNNNNNNNNNNNNNNNNNNNNNNNNNNNNNNNNNNNNNNNNNNNNNNNNNNNNNNNNNNNNNNNNNNNNNNNNNNNNNNNNNNNNNNNNNNNNNNNNNNNNNNNNNNNNNNNNNNNNNNNNNNNNNNNNNNNNNNNNNNNNNNNNNNNNNNNNNNNNNNNNNNNNNNNNNNNNNNNNNNNNNNNNNNNNNNNNNNNNNNNNNNNNNNNNNNNNNNNNNNNNNNNNNNNNNNNNNNNNNNNNNNNNNNNNNNNNNNNNNNNNNNNNNNNNNNNNNNNNNNNNNNNNNNNNNNNNNNNNNNNNNNNNNNNNNNNNNNNNNNNNNNNNNNNNNNNNNNNNNNNNNNNNNNNNNNNNNNNNNNNNNNNNNNNNNNNNNNNNNNNNNNNNNNNNNNNNNNNNNNNNNNNNNNNNNNNNNNNNNNNNNNNNNNNNNNNNNNNNNNNNNNNNNNNNNNNNNNNNNNNNNNNNNNNNNNNNNNNNNNNNNNNNNNNNNNNNNNNNNNNNNNNNNNNNNNNNNNNNNNNNNNNNNNNNNNNNNNNNNNNNNNNNNNNNNNNNNNNNNNNNNNNNNNNNNNNNNNNNNNNNNNNNNNNNNNNNNNTTTCCAGCACTGAGAAAACAATAattgaaacaaaaacagaatcgtCTAAGTATCAAAGTGGCCACCGAGCACTCATTGAGgataaaaaacaatcaaacacgaTCATCATTAAAgtcaaaataataaggaaaaaagtgCGGAGGCCACGCATGCGCCCCATTGATTCGTGGTGACGCGCGCGTTGCCATGGCGACCAGATCAATGCTTCATTCAGACGCTCGAGCCCCTTGCGAGGCGACACATCTCCTTTCCCGCCGTTCGCCGCCTCAGCACGCCCAAAGGAGAATACGAAGAACCCACTTAAGGAATTAATTAAGAAGCGAATAAGAATTCCGGGCAGTGATTCGCTGGATGTTTATCTAGGCCGCTCGCCGAGACCGCGGGCCTAAACTCAGCCACCATGTTCGTGCTGCGCCTGGTGGCCGCCATATGGTGCTGCTCGTATCTCGCCCTCACGCGGAAGATCCCCTACTACGACACCTTCGACGATGACTTCTACTCCGAGCTGAGGAACCTGCTGGAGGAGCACCAGAGCGGGAAGGTGAGGAGGACAGCGCCGACGCGAGTTTTGGTGGCTTGCGAATGTTgtgttttgggagagagagattcCTAAGGAAAATGACGGTGNNNNNNNNNNNNNNNNNNNNNNNNNNNNNNNNNNNNNNNNNNNNNNNNNNNNNNNNNNNNNNNNNNNNNNNNNNNNNNNNNNNNNNNNNNNNNNNNNNNNNNNNNNNNNNNNNNNNNNNNNNNNNNNNNNNNNNNNNNNNNNNNNNNNNNNNNNNNNNNNNNNNNNNNNNNNNNNNNNNNNNNNNNNNNNNNNNNNNNNNNNNNNNNNNNNNNNNNNNNNNNNNNNNNNNNNNNNNNNNNNNNNNNNNNNNNNNNNNNNNNNNNNNNNNNNNNNNNNNNNNNNNNNNNNNNNNNNNNNNNNNNNNNNNNNNNNNNNNNNNNNNNNNNNNNNNNNNNNNNNNNNNNNNNNNNNNNNNNNNNNNNNNNNNNNNNNNNNNNNNNNNNNNNNNNNNNNNNNNNNNNNNNNNNNNNNNNNNNNNNNNNNNNNNNNNNNNNNNNNNNNNNNNNNNNNNNNNNNNNNNNNNNNNNNNNNNNNNNNNNNNNNNNNNNNNNNNNNNNNNNNNNNNNNNNNNNNNNNNNNNNNNNNNNNNNNNNNNNNNNNNNNNNNNNNNNNNNNNNNNNNNNNNNNNNNNNNNNNNNNNNNNNNNNNNNNNNNNNNNNNNNNNNNNNNNNNNNNNNNNNNNNNNNNNNNNNNNNNNNNNNNNNNNNNNNNNNNNNNNNNNNNNNNNNNNNNNNNNNNNNNNNNNNNNNNNNNNNNNNNNNNNNNNNNNNNNNNNNNNNNNNNNNNNNNNNNNNNNNNNNNNNNNNNNNNNNNNNNNNNNNNNNNNNNNNNNNNNNNNNNNNNNNNNNNNNNNNNNNNNNNNNNNNNNNNNNNNNNNNNNNNNNNNNNNNNNNNNNNNNNNNNNNNNNNNNNNNNNNNNNNNNNNNNNNNNNNNNNNNNNNNNNNNNNNNNNNNNNNNNNNNNNNNNNNNNNNNNNNNNNNNNNNNNNNNNNNNNNNNNNNNNNNNNNNNNNNNNNNNNNNNNNNNNNNNNNNNNNNNNNNNNNNNNNNNNNNNNNNNNNNNNNNNNNNNNNNNNNNNNNNNNNNNNNNNNNNNNNNNNNNNNNNNNNNNNNNNNNNNNNNNNNNNNNNNNNNNNNNNNNNNNNNNNNNNNNNNNNNNNNNNNNNNNNNNNNNNNNNNNNNNNNNNNNNNNNNNNNNNNNNNNNNNNNNNNNNNNNNNNNNNNNNNNNNNNNNNNNNNNNNNNNNNNNNNNNNNNNNNNNNNNNNNNNNNNNNNNNNNNNNNNNNNNNNNNNNNNNNNNNNNNNNNNNNNNNNNNNNNNNNNNNNNNNNNNNNNNNNNNNNNNNNNNNNNNNNNNNNNNNNNNNNNNNNNNNNNNNNNNNNNNNNNNNNNNNNNNNNNNNNNNNNNNNNNNNNNNNNNNNNNNNNNNNNNNNNNNNNNNNNNNNNNNNNNNNNNNNNNNNNNNNNNNNNNNNNNNNNNNNNNNNNNNNNNNNNNNNNNNNNNNNNNNNNNNNNNNNNNNNNNNNNNNNNNNNNNNNNNNNNNNNNNNNNNNNNNNNNNNNNNNNNNNNNNNNNNNNNNNNNNNNNNNNNNNNNNNNNNNNNNNNNNNNNNNNNNNNNNNNNNNNNNNNNNNNNNNNNNNNNNNNNNNNNNNNNNNNNNNNNNNNNNNNNNNNNNNNNNNNNNNNNNNNNNNNNNNNNNNNNNNNNNNNNNNNNNNNNNNNNNNNNNNNNNNNNNNNNNNNNNNNNNNNNNNNNNNNNNNNNNNNNNNNNNNNNNNNNNNNNNNNNNNNNNNNNNNNNNNNNNNNNNNNNNNNNNNNNNNNNNNNNNNNNNNNNNNNNNNNNNNNNNNNNNNNNNNNNNNNNNNNNNNNNNNNNNNNNNNNNNNNNNNNNNNNNNNNNNNNNNNNNNNNNNNNNNNNNNNNNNNNNNNNNNNNNNNNNNNNNNNNNNNNNNNNNNNNNNNNNNNNNNNNNNNNNNNNNNNNNNNNNNNNNNNNNNNNNNNNNNNNNNNNNNNNNNNNNNNNNNNNNNNNNNNNNNNNNNNNNNNNNNNNNNNNNNNNNNNNNNNNNNNNNNNNNNNNNNNNNNNNNNNNNNNNNNNNNNNNNNNNNNNNNNNNNNNNNNNNNNNNNNNNNNNNNNNNNNNNNNNNNNNNNNNNNNNNNNNNNNNNNNNNNNNNNNNNNNNNNNNNNNNNNNNNNNNNNNNNNNNNNNNNNNNNNNNNNNNNNNNNNNNNNNNNNNNNNNNNNNNNNNNNNNNNNNNNNNNNNNNNNNNNNNNNNNNNNNNNNNNNNNNNNNNNNNNNNNNNNNNNNNNNNNNNNNNNNNNNNNNNNNNNNNNNNNNNNNNNNNNNNNNNNNNNNCCTAAAACAAACATTAACAAGACTTCCAACTTACAAATAAAAGCCAAAGGTATAACGTGGCCGCCATTTTCCTTTAAGACGGGCGGGCGGCGCTGAAGGGCGAGCAGTGCCCCTTGAACAGCCGGGTGAGACTGCGGGATGCTCCTCCTGGATGTCGGGAattatgtctttgtttgtttttatttatgttcgtACCTTGTTAGGGTTTGTTTATATTAGTAATGAATTATGCAGCGGGCGTTTTNNNNNNNNNNNNNNNNNNNNNNNNNNNNNNNNNNNNNNNNNNNNNNNNNNNNNNNNNNNNNNNNNNNNNNNNNNNNNNNNNNNNNNNNNNNNNNNNNNNNNNNNNNNNNNNNNNNNNNNNNNNNNNNNNNNNNNNNNNNNNNNNNNNATTTCCACTCTAGTTCCTTCCCCACGAAGCACGCCATCCATCTCAGTTACTTCGAGGGCGCTGCGCCGCCGGGTTTAGTGTCGATAACATTTTCCCGCCAGCACGCCCTAGCCAGTGCTTGCCCCAAAGTTATGTTCCACCTCAGGGCATATTGAGCTACTTCAGAACGCAGATGTNNNNNNNNNNNNNNNNNNNNNNNNATGCAGGGGGAATGACCCAACTTTAAACCCGACCTTCAAGAATGGAGCTTCCCTGGGCGCTGATCCGCGGCCACACCTACCCCCGGGAGGATGGCTCGCTCTCCTTCTCactatttcttgttttctctctctctcgtatttgctatatttttgttttgtttttcttttctgttatgcTGGCTTAATAGTCCGCAAACGCATTCgtacgttttttgtttgtttgcaagaGAAGGGTTATCTATTCCATTGCCGTTAAAGGGTTTGTATTCCCCCCAATAGATGGAGACACATTCAAAGGGATAGACTGGTGTATGGATTAGGTTTTGCCTTTTCTGTGACGATTGaagcatcatctctctctctcgtatcgaTCTGATGTTTTTAATATGCTGTTGTTTATGTTTAGTAGTTTATGGAATTCCTATGTTTCTGGAGGAGCATTGTNNNNNNNNNNNNNNNNNNNNNNNNNNNNNNNNNNNNNNNNNNNNNNNNNNNNNNNNNNNNNNNNNNNNNNNNNNNNNNNNNNNNNNNNNNNNNNNNNNNNNNNNNNNNNNNNNNNNNNNNNNNNNNNNNNNNNNNNNNNNNNNNNNNNNNNNNNNNNNNNNNNNNNNNNNNNNNNNNNNNNNNNNNNNNNNNNNNNNNNNNNNNNNNNNNNNNNNNNNNNNNNNNNNNNNNNNNNNNNNNNNNNNNNNNNNNNNNNNNNNNNNNNNNNNNNNNNNNNNNNNNNNNNNNNNNNNNNNNNNNNNNNNNNNNNNNNNNNNNNNNNNNNNNNNNNNNNNNNNNNNNNNNNNNNNNNNNNNNNNNNNNNNNNNNNNNNNNNNNNNNNNNNNNNNNNNNNNNNNNNNNNNNNNNNNNNNNNNNNNNNNNNNNNNNNNNNNNNNNNNNNNNNNNNNNNNNNNNNNNNNNNNNNNNNNNNNNNNNNNNNNNNNNNNNNNNNNNNNNNNNNNNNNNNNNNNNNNNNNNNNNNNNNNNNNNNNNNNNNNNNNNNNNNNNNNNNNNNNNNNNNNNNNNNNNNNNNNNNNNNNNNNNNNNNNNNNNNNNNNNNNNNNNNNNNNNNNNNNNNNNNNNNNNNNNNNNNNNNNNNNNNNNNNNNNNNNNNNNNNNNNNNNNNNNNNNNNNNNNNNNNNNNNNNNNNNNNNNNNNNNNNNNNNNNNNNNNNNNNNNNNNNNNNNNNNNNNNNNNNNNNNNNNNNNNNNNNNNNNNNNNNNNNNNNNNNNNNNNNNNNNNNNNNNNNNNNNNNNNNNNNNNNNNNNNNNNNNNNNNNNNNNNNNNNNNNNNNNNNNNNNNNNNNNNNNNNNNNNNNNNNNNNNNNNNNNNNNNNNNNNNNNNNNNNNNNNNNNNNNNNNNNNNNNNNNNNNNNNNNNNNNNNNNNNNNNNNNNNNNNNNNNNNNNNNNNNNNNNNNGAACCGGACAGCAGTTCGcgcccaccaccctctccccctccgcagGGCGCGCCCCCCGTGGCCCACCCCCGCGAGGTGCGCGGCTGGGGCGAGGAGCTCGGCATCGGGCAGGTGGCGGGCGTGAGCGTGGACCCCGACGGCCACCCCGTCGTGTTCCACCGCGGAGGCAGAGTCTGGGATTACACGTAAGTAGCTCTCTGCTTCCTTTCGTTCGCCTCGCTTCCTCTCTGTCGCATTCTGACTCTCGCTCNNNNNNNNNNNNNNNNNNNNNNNNNNNNNNNGATANNNNNNNNNNNNNNNNNNNNNNNNNNNNNNNNNNNNNNNNNNNNNNNNNNNNNNNNNNNNNNNNNNNNNNNNNNNNNNNNNNNNNNNNNNNNNNNNNNNNNNNNNNNNNNNNNNNNNNNNNNNNNNNNNNNNNNNNNNNNNNNNNNNNNNNNNNNNNNNNNNNNNNNNNNNNNNNNNNNNNNNNNNNNNNNNNNNNNNNNNNNNNNNNNNNNNNNNNNNNNNNNNNNNNNNNNNNNNNNNNNNNNNNNNNNNNNNNNNNNNNNNNNNNNNNNNNNNNNNNNNNNNNNNNNNNNNNNNNNNNNNNNNNNNNNNNNNNNNNNNNNNNNNNNNNNNNNNNNNNNNNNNNNNNNNNNNNNNNNNNNNNNNNNNNNNNNNNNNNNNNNNNNNNNNNNNNNNNNNNNNNNNNNNNNNNNNNNNNNCNNNNNNNNNNNNNNNNNNNNNNNNNNNNNNNNNNNNNNNNNNNNNNNNNNNNNNNNNNNNNNNNNNNNNNNNNNNNNNNNNNNNNNNNNNNNNNNNNNNNNNNNNNNNNNNNNNNNNNNNNNNNNNNNNNNNNNNNNNNNNNNNNNNNNNNNNNNNNNNNNNNNNNNNNNNNNNNNNNNNNNNNNNNNNNNNNNNNNNNNNNNNNNNNNNNNNNNNNNNNNNNNNNNNNNNNNNNNNNNNNNNNNNNNNNNNNNNNNNNNNNNNNNNNNNNNNNNNNNNNNNNNNNNNNNNNNNNNNNNNNNNNNNNNNNNNNNNNNNNNNNNNNNNNNNNNNNNNNNNNNNNNNNNNNNNNNNNNNNNNNNNNNNNNNNNNNNNNNNNNNNNNNNNNNNNNNNNNNNNNNNNNNNNNNNNNNNNNNNNNNNNNNNNNNNNNNNNNNNNNNNNNNNNNNNNNNNNNNNNNNNNNNNNNNNNNNNNNNNNNNNNNNNNNNNNNNNNNGCAAGTTACTCtgcatctttttttatttgaggGTAGGCTGATATACTCACAAGTACAGCTTAAAAGTATATTGTGCATCTATGTGTGCACATTTAAGAAATACAAAGGCAGagaaatgtgttaaaaagggaagTGAAGCTTGGCTgcaaaaagtcaaaataaaaacgaaagtcCCAGATGTTTTGAGTGAAAACACAAGAATCATCTTCAGTTGAAAAACATGGAAAGAGATGTGGGTATCTTTCCAGTGTTCCCTCGTGAAATGGACTCCAATGTTTTGACTCAAAGCGTTGTGCATATTCTTGCTAAGGATGTGttcatgcgtatatgtgtgcatgtatatgttcatcttgttatgtagatatgtgtagTCACGCATGCTTATTTCTGCCCAAGGGTTACTCCTACCttgctccctcctccttctcctgttggCAGATTGTGAAGAGTAGCAGATANNNNNNNNNNNNNNNNNNNNNNNNNNNNNNNNNNNNNNNNNNNNNNNNNNNNNNNNNNNNNNNNNNNNNNNNNNNNNNNNNNNNNNNNNNNNNNNNNNNNNNNNNNNNNNNNNNNNNNNNNNNNNNNNNNNNNNNNNNNNNNNNNNNNNNNNNNNNNNNNNNNNNNNNNNNNNNNNNNNNNNNNNNNNNNNNNNNNNNNNNNNNNNNNNNNNNNNNNNNNNNNNNNNNNNNNNNNNNNNNNNNNNNNNNNNNNNNNNNNNNNNNNNNNNNNNNNNNNNNNNNNNNNNNNNNNNNNNNNNNNNNNNNNNNNNNNNNNNNNNNTCGGCGCTTCTATTAATCATTGCTGAGAGACGCCAAAATTCCCTTGCCTTGTAAAACTTGATGTACTGTGTCTGTGCACTCTTgcaacaaacaaaatttaaattatatttagatgtatatataaacatgctcaTTGCAATCCATGCCCCTCACGGTGCCACCcccgatctttctctctcccgacaTCACATTCTTTCACCCAATTACTCTCTTACTTCAtctgtgtttttatctatctattatctgcctATATGAATTTATTCTTGCAGTCTTTGTTTTCATCGTTATAACCAGTATTTCTTCACATCTGCAGCATGTTGATCTGATGCCTAAGTTATGGAAAGTTTTAAATTGTTTTCGCAAATGCTGcgtgtagtagaagtaatagcatTTGacgtattttcatatttgttatataaactCCTTCCTCACTTACTAATATTATGTTTTAGAAGCATTAGAGGGTTGGTGATACTTACATTTGTAAAATCTTATATTTAAAGTAGACAATTTCGCAAGAGGGACTTATTTTTTGTTGACAGTCAACTTTGCTGTATGCTGGTCGTATAGATAAGGATAAGATGTGGAAGGTGCAGCTTCGATATACACTAATCATGAGCTAAANNNNNNNNNNNNNNNNNNNNNNNNNNNNNNNNNNNNNNNNNNNNNNNNNNNNNNNNNNNNNNNNNNNNNNNNNNNNNNNNNNNNNNNNNNNNNNNNNNNAATAGTTCCGACANNNNNNNNNNNNNNNNNNNNNNNNNNNNNNNNNNNNNNNNNNNNNNNNNNNNNNNNNNNAGGTAGTCTAATACggaatttatctattattaaacaGCGTTCAAATCTCGGCCGATGAAAGCGCGTATGGTGACAGTTTCGCCATATTTACGGGCCTTAAATAGCTTTGTTCACGCCCTGCCGCTGGGGCGGGTGGGCGTGAGGGATCGGGGGCCGAAGGTGGGCGGACCTGCTTCCGATTCCCAACTTCGCTCTGCCCAAGGGAGACGGTGATTCCCGTGTTTTTATGTGCTTTGTGTGACTTGTGTATGCCTTTAGGCGAGGCGAAAAATTAGTGTTTGCaatgttttttcttgttaatgaATTCTTCACGTGCTACGAACATGCAAGAAATTAATATGTAAAGAACACATGTATCGGCGTGggccacacacatatacaaagtaTGACATTCCGTACTCAATACACATATAGACCGCACGTGCGCGTTCCACATGCAGGTGTCTGTGCTGTTCATGCTCTGCACCTGTGGGTACGTGCGCCGTATGAACAACGCACGTTGANNNNNNNNNNNNNNNNNNNNNNNNNNNNNNNNNNNNNNNNNNNNNNNNNNNNNNNNNNNNNNNNNNNNNNNNNNNNNNNNNNNNTTTGgaaaattaattttcaaataCCAAACACGCTGACGCTGGGATGAAAGGCACAACTTTTGCACTTTGTACAACCTGATGTGTTCAAGTCTGTGAACAAACCTTTATCAACCAGTCGAATGTCACTTGAACAAAAGATTATAGaatgtataattgaaaaaacagcaacaataatgataataatggtgatgaagattaAGACTAAAACGATGATGAAACTAAAATCGgaaatcccaaatttaaaaatgtgtCTCTTCAGGAGCTTCAACTCGACGCACCACTACCAGGAGGTGGCGCCCCTGGACGACgacgtggtggtggtgctggACGCCCAGACGGGGCTGCCCCTTCCGCTCGTGGGGCCGCGGCAAGTTCCTGCTGCCGCACGGCATCACCGTCGACGCGCAGGGCAACACGTGGCTCACCGACGTCGGCCTCCACCAGGTCTTTAAGGTCCGTCTCGGGCTCAGCCGAAGCATGCGCTTTGTGCCAGCATCGGCCTCTGTCTGTATAGCTGTCTGTTTACCTCTCTTTCTCNNNNNNNNNNNNNNNNNNNNNNNNNNNNNNNNNNNNNNNNNNNNNNNNNNNNNNNNNNNNNNNNNNNNNNNNNNNNNNNNNNNNNNNNNNNNNNNNNNNNNNNNNNNNNNNNNNNNNNNNNNNNNNNNNNNNNNNNNNNNNNNNNNNNNNNNNNNNNNNNNNNNNNNNNNNNNNNNNNNNNNNNNNNNNNNNNNNNNNNNNNNNNNNNNNNNNNNNNNNNNNNNNNNNNNNNNNNNNNNNNNNNNNNNNNNNNNNNNNNNNNNNNNNNNNNNNNNNNNNNNNNNNNNNNNNNNNNNNNNNNNNNNNNNNNNNNNNNNNNNNNNNNNNNNNNNNNNNNNNNNNNNNNNNNNNNNNNNNNNNNNNNNNNNNNNNNNNNNNNNNNNNNNNNNNNNNNNNNNNNNNNNNNNNNNNNNNNNNNNNNNNNNNNNNNNNNNNNNNNNNNNNGTACATAAGcgaaataatcaatataattcaGTTAAGAGAGGCAGGCGTCCAACCTGGTTTATCGGCCTATTTTCAGATTGCTTCAGTGTGTTAATTAGTAACGTAACGCAGCAGAAATTACATGACACTAATATCCACTAATCAGTCATTTATTCAAATCGGTTCGCAATGCGCCCACGCCATCGACACGCACCTCGACATTGCCGCGGTCGGTTGAGTCTCAAATTCGCCTTGGCAGCGGCCGAAGTCTGTTGTCCCGGCGCCCCTCGACCAATTCGTTTTTATCAGGAACTTTCATGGGAATAACGAGTTCGCTCTGGACCATCTCCCCGCACGTGGGGTTCTAACAACATCAGTGGAATCCGGGAAACGCGCGGAAGGGGCGGCTCCGAGGTTAGGTCCAAAATTATTGGGAAAATTATATTTCTCAAGCCATAGGATTTATTGACACAAAATGcacctttatatatgtgtatttatgNNNNNNNNNNNNNNNNNNNNNNNNNNNNNNNNNNNNNNNNNNNNNNNNNNNNNNNNNNNNNNNNNNNNNNNNNNNNNNNNNNNNNNNNNNNNNNNNNNNNNNNNNNNNNNNNNNNNNNNNNNNNNNNNNNNNNNNNNNNNNNNACCAATCCTCTCTCGAAACGCGAAGTCAGTCCTAACTCCCAAACTCCAAGCCACAACAAACCCAGAAACACAAGAACATACACTCAACTCCCGCCTCCAAACTCACTCAACCAATGCGTTCTGCAAGGAATGATTTCGCAAGGAATGTTGTGAGCGATTCGATTTTGTCACCTTATTGGAATTCAGTCGTCTTCCATACAGGAATTGGGATCGAAACCCTTTCCTTTTATAGTTGTTCCTTCTCACTTATACTTTTCTCAGGACTCGAATAATGCGACTTCATTTCGACAAAGGACGAAATATACGAATAAATCTGACTAGttcattattcattcttatcCTTGCCTTTCTCGCTAACGTCCAGTTGATTTATACAGCATAAACAACACGTTGCAAGTAATGATTTTATTTCTGTAACCATTTAACGAAATAAAATGTNNNNNNNNNNNNNNNNNNNNNNNNNNNNNNNNNNNNNNNNNNNNNNNNNNNNNNNNNNNNNNNNNNNNNNNNNNNNNNNNNNNNNNNNNNNNNNNNNNNNNNNNNNNNNNNNNNNNNNNNNNNNNNNNNNNNNNNNNNNNNNNNNNNNNNNNNNNNNNNNNNNNNNNNNNNNNNNNNNNNNNNNNNNNNNNNNNNNNNNNNNNNNNNNNNNNNNNNNNNNNNNNNNNNNNNNNNNNNNNNNNNNNNNNNNNNNNNNNNNNNNNNNNNNNNNNNNNNNNNNNNNNNNNNNNNNNNNNNNNNNNNNNNNNNNNNNNNNNNNNNNNNNNNNNNNNNNNNNNNNNNNNNNNNNNNNNNNNNNNNNNNNNNNNNNNNNNNNNNNNNNNNNNNNNNNNNNNNNNNNNNNNNNNNNNNNNNNNNNNNNNNNNNNNNNNNNNNNNNNNNNNNNNNNNNNNNNNNNNNNNNNNNNNNNNNNNNNNNNNNNNNNNNNNNNNNNNNNNNNNNNNNNNNNNNNNNNNNNNNNNNNNNNNNNNNNNNNNNNNNNNNNNNNNNNNNNNNNNNNNNNNNNNNNNNNNNNNNNNNNNNNNNNNNNNNNNNNNNNNNNNNNNNNNNNNNNNNNNNNNNNNNNNNNNNNNNNNNNNNNNNNNNNNNNNNNNNNNNNNNNNNNNNNNNNNNNNNNNNNNNNNNNNNNNNNNNNNNNNNNNNNNNNNCCCCATTCTCACCCCAGTTCCCCCTGGACGCCGAGGAGCCGAGCCTGACCCTGGGCCACGCGCGCATGCCAGGCTCAGGCGACCACCACTTCTGCAAGCCCACGAGCGTCGCTGTGGCCGCGTCAGGAGAGTTCTTCGTCGCCGACGGATACTGCAATGGCCGGATCCTTCGCTTCCATGCTGACGGCGCCCTTATGGCTCAGTTCGGACACATGGGTGAGTGGCGGTGAGAGCTGGTCGCTGTCTCGCTCATTTTCANNNNNNNNNNNNNNNNNNNNNNNNNNNNNNNNNNNNNNNNNNNNNNNNNNNNNNNNNNNNNNNNNNNNNNNNNNNNNNNNNNNNNNNNNNNNNNNNNNNNNNNNNNNNNNNNNNNNNNNNNNNNNNNNNNNNNNNNNNNNNNNNNNNNNCAcctttctcctgttcctcccccTAACGTTCCTTTCCCGCCCTGCCAGGGAGCGACGGCAGTTCCCGCGCCCTCTACGTGCCTCACGGCCTGGCGCTGGACGACAGCCGCGACGCCCTCTGCGTGGCCGACCGCGAGAACCGCCGCGTTCTGTGCCTAAGGGCGGGACTCCGGCACGTGGACGACTTTGGCGAGGCCTTCATGACGCTGCAGGAACCCAACCAGGGCCGTGTGTTCGACATCGCCACCGTCAGTACGTGAAACACGATGCTCGCCTTGGCGTTGGAAAAttgaattatttttcataaaatctCTATGTGCCTTAAACTATTTCCTCTATTAATTCTTATACGTCCGACATAATCGTCCAAAATGTAATTTTCCTATCACAGATAAAATACCCAAATACGCTCTTTTCCCTCCACAGACGGCGTGGTGGTGGGCGTGGCCGGCAGCGAGGACGAAGGCGCAGCCACTGGATTCACAGCCGACTTGAGCAACGGGAAATTACTGGACGCCTGGGGCCCGCTCGTGGTGACGTGCTCTTCTGGTTTAAATTTTAGAGACAGGAATAGGGGAGGGTGGACGGATANNNNNNNNNNNNNNNNNNNNNNNNNNNNNNNNNNNNNNNNNNNNNNNNNNNNNNNNNNNNNNNNNNNNNNNNNNNNNNNNNNTTTAGGTCGGTGGATGGCTGCTNNNNNNNNNNNNNNNNNNNNNNNNNNNNNNNNNNNNNNNNNNNNNNAGGTAGGTGGTTGTGTGGGCGGATNNNNNNNNNNNNNNNNNNN
It contains:
- the LOC119591754 gene encoding LOW QUALITY PROTEIN: peptidyl-alpha-hydroxyglycine alpha-amidating lyase 2-like (The sequence of the model RefSeq protein was modified relative to this genomic sequence to represent the inferred CDS: deleted 1 base in 1 codon), translating into MFVLRLVAAIWCCSYLALTRKIPYYDTFDDDFYSELRNLLEEHQSGKGAPPVAHPREVRGWGEELGIGQVAGVSVDPDGHPVVFHRGGRVWDYTLIYSQLKNMERDVGIFPVFPREMDSNVLTQSVVHILAKDVFMHRTCAFHMQVSVLFMLCTCGSFNSTHHYQEVAPLDDDVVVVLDAQTGLPLPSWGRGKFLLPHGITVDAQGNTWLTDVGLHQVFKFPLDAEEPSLTLGHARMPGSGDHHFCKPTSVAVAASGEFFVADGYCNGRILRFHADGALMAQFGHMGSDGSSRALYVPHGLALDDSRDALCVADRENRRVLCLRAGLRHVDDFGEAFMTLQEPNQGRVFDIATVNGVVVGVAGSEDEGAATGFTADLSNGKLLDAWGPLVGFHNPHAVAVSRDGSAIYVSEIGPNRIWKFLLESPAAY